In a genomic window of uncultured Sphaerochaeta sp.:
- a CDS encoding DUF1508 domain-containing protein codes for MAGRFVITKTPKGFYRFSLQAANYQTVLTSKNYSTLATCRDGVETIKKNAQAPIEDQTLKNPEALKYPKYEVYFDSAGQYRYRLLASNGMNIALSEDGYATKSGCLNGIDAISRAAVDATVDESSLQA; via the coding sequence ATGGCAGGAAGATTTGTGATCACCAAAACACCAAAGGGATTCTATCGTTTCAGCCTGCAGGCTGCGAATTATCAGACAGTATTGACGAGCAAGAATTACTCAACACTTGCAACCTGTCGCGATGGGGTTGAGACCATCAAGAAGAACGCTCAGGCACCCATTGAGGACCAGACACTGAAGAATCCTGAAGCACTGAAGTACCCAAAGTACGAGGTGTACTTCGACAGTGCAGGACAGTACCGCTATCGCCTGCTCGCTTCCAATGGCATGAACATCGCCCTCAGTGAGGATGGATATGCCACCAAGAGCGGATGCCTCAACGGCATCGATGCCATCAGCAGGGCGGCTGTGGACGCAACCGTAGACGAAAGTTCCCTGCAAGCCTAG